From the genome of Mya arenaria isolate MELC-2E11 chromosome 5, ASM2691426v1:
GGTGTTGTCTAATTTGCGCAACTCTGGCTCTTTCCCATCAGCTAAAAGTGGTAATACCTTGCCTCCAACACTAAAGCTAACACTCACAGGATCTATTTCCGTATCTGTCTTGCAAAATATGTCGATACCAGCATCAGCGTAAACACATTTTGTCTTAAAAAAGTCTCCATACTGAGGCCCGACAACGACAGAGTTTTGTGGAACTACAAAATACCATATCATAATATAACAAACTACGGATGCAAATGAAATGTCAACATATAAGCTGAAATCgatttgaagtatttataatttcatatgATTGACCAAGAGTAAGATATATATTCTTCATACCCTCTAAATCCAGCTCTATTATTTGTGATTTCATGGATGGGTTGTAGGCACATTCAGCGTAAAAGTCCGTGTTATTGTAAACATCCTTTGCATTAATGAGGGTAAAAAAGTAAGATCCTTTTTCTGAGAACTGAATACTGTCATTTTGACTGTTAGCGACCCTGAACTCAGCTGATCCTGGAAGAAGGTATTTCCATACGACGCCGCCCATCCACTCATCACGTGGCTCCATCTTCAGCGTCACCGGTCTGTTCACATACGATGGCTTGATCAAGGTAATTGTTCCATACTGATTATTCTTGGAGTAGCCAAGTGCGTTACAGTTTAACACTAAAATTGATGGAAAGAATGCACGAATGCTTTTTATAACGCACTTGTTCAgctatttataaaacataagatttcgatatttttaattatttttgttttgattatctTGAAATACATAAGCAAAATAAACATACCGAAACACAGAAACACCATTAAGAGATGCATCGTAAGGCTTGGGTCTAGATATGTGAGACGCAAGATATAACCACTGAACTATGAAAGGAAATGTGTACGATCAGAGAACTGAAGAAGAATGGGCATATtgttaaaacagaaaacaattgCTAAGGAAATGAAACATCTGATTCAGCATGGGAAATGTATCCGTTCACGCATTGTGGCTTCTATTCTTCATTCGTTAAATATTTCCTTGTGATAGTTAAGGTTTtcataattgttaaataatgtaCGATGATTTGTCGTACTGGTGCCCCGTACAATGTTCAATGTGCAGTAAGTTAATTGTTGGTCCTTTGTATCTCtgtcaaaatacatgtagatacTAACGATCTGGATAAAACTATACATAAAATAGTGTATATGACTGGGTCATAACTTCTGAACATTTCGACTGAATAAAATGGTGAAAGTTATATTTTCTTCCTTTGAGGATCTagacaaatgaaaaaagaagatatttattGAAGTCGAATGAGTTGTCTTTTTTACGAAATATGAAGGCTTTAAAACATAGCTACATAGATAGACAACATGGTGGCTTTtcggtattttatttcatgaagcaatttatcaacaaatgatttcttttatattttcaacGTGACTGTATGGaggtacagtcgaacccctttGGCTCGAAGTCCCAGGGCGAATATATCTCGAGCCTCGgggaatttgagccaagcggaaatgctttCCTTCAGTATTATGAAATCGATACTTTTTATTctgttcgagccaacgataATGTCGATCCAAGcgagctcgagccaacggggttcgactgtagattttcatatgaaacatattcataaaacaactttGGCTTCTGGTAAACAAGAAACTATTACATAAACCTTACAACCTTGATCACTGCcgaaatatatctttttatgaACTTATTTATCTGTTATCACAGGTGGCGCATTAAGCTTAAGAAATAGTATTGACTTCACCTTATTTACGATTGCATGTTTATTAGGAACTTCGAATATGAGTTTCAAAAAAGTTAACCGCTGTATCCGTTGATCGGAGCATTTCCGTTGTAGCCGTTTCAACTTTCGTCACTGGACGATCTCAGACTGATCTCAGTCAAACAAGGCtgtttggttttgttgttgttttcaaaatggatTTTTAGCTAAGTGGAATTGATTTGTGTATTACGATAACTCATTGGTTTCTAGTCTAGAGTTTGACCCCTCACCTCTGAATAACCGGAAACTTCAGCCTATGCTTAATACAGCATGTTTTTAATGGTTCAATAGTCAGGAGTTCgacaaatgaaacatttttgttgaaatccctcaaacattttaaaatgcagatAATGCCAAACTTTATTATTGTAtcataataaaacacaacaacaatattctttattataacaatacattgaaGACATAAACATCTTATAAGAATCCTTGTCTACGTTTTATTAGAAATTAATGAACAACctatatttggtttaaacataatctattgagcaaaaataaacaaaatttcaatataaatacataatcaaaCTTAGGATTGGAGCGGAAGAAATAAACTAAAAGAATTCCGTTCCCATGAATTACGAAGACAATTgaacacatatttatatatatttttacaatacattttgcattatatttagaAGAGAGATTGGGCGATAGTTTTTGAACGGTTTGAAGGATCACCTTTTTTGAAGACAGCGCAGACACTTGAGCATTTCCTTTCTTGCTTTAGGCCAAACTGCTGTGACAAAGAATGAATTTTACGCCCTGAAGTATCCACTGTAatgttaagatttaattaaCCTGTTACAATATTGCCATCAATACCGCTTTCACTCGACAAGCCTATTGAgtcttaaatgattttatagAACCTGTTACCCTTACTAGGATGGCGAAAGAAGACACAAACTAGAATACCTTTAGTTGTTCGTATCTTCATTTCCAACCAAAGACACTCTATAATTTTATTCCAAAgcatttctctttttaaatttgatacatTCGATATAAGCGGCAACTCGACCAATCGAATCTCCGCTGCGATCTCTACGGACCGGTCGGGAAATTCTAAGAATAAGAATTTATTCGTCTAAGATACAAGAAGCTAACCAAGTTTCCGAAAAGAAGTATATCAATAGAGATTAGCTCAGTTGTCAGTTAATCCAGTTTAGGTAGAAGACTATGAATATTTTAGGGTATAAGGGACAGTTAGTTGGAACtacataataaatttaaaagctTAAGAGAACTTTAACCATGCAAACTGTGGCAGAATTGTGACCTAGGACCAGAATGTGGTTGATTATCATTGAACAATAAACAAGCAGTGTACAACCAAACTAGTATAACCGTGAAAATATAATGCCCGATAGATGCTTCGCAAAATAAGCATTTGGACCATACGTTTCACTTAAAGATAATACTTAGAGAGGTGAATGTTACTATATTTTACTATAATGAGTAGCTGCCATGACTATTCTGGACAAAACAAATGCGACGAAGaacattgtcaataaaaatgggAATTGAACATAGAGACAGTTCCAAGGCATGACAATTATTGATGGTATATCACGAGCAGTCACAATATGCGCAATAGTAACAACCAGTAACTTTCCCTAGTTAAAATGCCTATCAAAACTATACTCTTTATATTCAACCGCACAAAAAAAGACATTATTCATCTTTTACCAACCTATTACACTGAAACGGGATCGAAAAAGGAATGAGAGAAGAGGAAACAGTTATATATGCAATTCAAAAGTAAGCATAGGGAAACGTTTTTTTGCACGTTTTGAGAAGGTCGATATCTAAAAACTCATTCTAAATTGAcgaggaaaaaaataatataatttaatataattgaacAAGTCGACGagtaaaatgtttcttcaagaataaaaaaaaaacaggtacaAATAAAGATGTTCAGTTTTGgtgcttaaaaaaacaagattaaTGTTTAGCGCCACTTCAGAGCCATGTACTAATGCTTGCAATAATCTATTGctgtcataattattatttttttcatttaatagtATATACTGTGCACGTAAGAATTTGGTCATTGAAATACACTAACTGATAGAAAATCTTATGCACAAATTGATAACATAAGTAACATCAAGTAAGTTTGTTATTAGCAACAATACCTACATGAATAAAGTCATATCCTATTTATTATACATTCTTTAAACACGATCATAAGTTAACCTAAAGGTGTTAAAGATGtagtttaaactatatataaaaaaatcataagttAACCTTAAAGTGTTATAGATGTagttaaaactatatttaaaaagatCATAAGTTAATTCACAGTTTActatttttactaaatattttaagttaaattaaaatactatcaATAGTACAATAGGCAATGCATACACACATTATTAAGACGTTCTAGCTAAAACgatattttgagaaaatattattatcagtacAGGTACCATAAAGTGTTACTTTCTGTATGACAAAACAGGTAGCAAGTTAAAACAAACGAATTGCAAATGTATTCATTATcgtatataaaaaaacacgttaTACACCTTTACAGACACAAACACACTCACACATACACTTACAtgaacacacatacacacatctACGCattaacatacataaatacattaacgTAAGTCAGAACACTTAAAGTTTACATTCATCAAAGCGAGACAGATATACAccacaatgaaaaataattcaaaagtaTCGATGCAAGTGGTCATTTCACTTGGAGTACACTGATCACCAATGAAAGCGACCCACTTAGTGTAAAAGCTTATTGAAATCCTCCTCTGTACAAACATGGTGGACGAAACTGATTCCTGACATTTTAATCAAGACTGTTCCATCGTGCGTCCAAGTACTGAATAAACGTTTGGACTTTACTTGTTCCCTGGCAAAGAAAAGACGTCTCGAGCGCTCCCTCATTAGATCTTTGTTAACGAAAGTGTGATTGTAGTCCTTGTCTTTTGCAAGtgcatgaaatatgtatatgagCCCTCGTGGTCTGTATGTGGCAAACTTGACCATTAAATAACACTAAATCTATAAGTAATAGTATATACATTCTGAAATAGTTAtcaattggaaaaaataaacacatctaGCGTATGATAAAAACAGTTTTGCGATCGTCAATGACAACAATGAAGACTGTACCTTTGCCAAGATTTCCCCACACCCACTAGCAATTAGCAACGGCTTAAGGTGTAATAAAATTTCAGGAAGCAGTATAACTATTAAAGAAGCCTTATCGGTACTAAGATTAACACaacgataaaatattaaacacaaatcaagTCAAACTAAACTTCTTTTCAGAGTACTCAACGACTAAACACAGACAATGTATCTATTCAGAGAAAAAGGGTTGGTTCCTCCGAGGCACTGATTCGTAGACCCTATATTACACTGTTCTTATAATTATCATTGTAAaggtttttaacaaaaaaacgcAATCATGtagttatttttgtgtttgtacTTTCGTTGAAAATAATTGAGTTGAGCAGATAACAAGTATGCATTTGATTAATAAGGTTTTAGGTATATATTAGCTACACCCCAAAGAAATACAATTCATGCCCCGTCGTTCTTTTCTTCACATTTATGTTTTAGTATAGCcagtattcaaaatgtttttttgtgttaaacaGTTTgctgtaatatttcttaaaaccaATATTTATCAGTCAAATCATGTACACTTTATTGACTCTTTTATGAATGCGACTTCATGCGCAAACCTGAAAGTTTTTAAAGTGTACGGCAAGTATGATCATCGTAGCTGCGACACGTGCAGAAACGATGCGAGTAGGTGGAAGGGGCTAAGGGGGTAAGGGGACTTCccaaagaaaatgaaaaaaggggCAAAAGGTTCGTGTTCATGCTgtatttttgtgtcaatataatatttttattgtcattagcGTACTTCTTACATGTTGATTAAAATTTAGCAAACGAGCAcactcaatttaaacaaatagtcCCATAAGCTTCTCACGTTAACCAAATTGCATGATAATGTTTgccatttcaaagaaaaaaatactactAAAACACTTTATACAAAATCAATAATGCACCCATAGTGATGTTAAAGTCAGCAATTTAAATCCAAAACAGCAGAGGCAAATGGAGATTATTTTTTCGTGCTAAAAATCCACGACTTGGTTGGCGTGGATTTGAGATCGCGGTAATATTTAGTAAGTCTGGGCCCGACATTCGCTCAGTTGACAAGGTGCTACTTAGATATGTCTTCCCCGTAGCCATAGCTACTGGTATGCACAACAGTTCCATTACGCATTACCTAATGTTAGGACAAGATACATCGGTAGCTTCTTCTTACGCCTTACTTCAAGGTTGTGTATGATGTAGGTGATGACGTTGTCCTCTTTACAGTCCATCGTTGACATTCTCATGCAAATATATCTCTGTCATATACAAGGTCTAGATGAGATTCGTCGTATATTTCCTTCGATTTTAAATGTGTGAGACCTTCTACCTGCAGTAAAGCGGGTTAGTTTTTCCGTAGATTACAATGACCTGGGTTTTAGGTAAGAAATGCATATAAAAGTCTAGTTGTTTTCTCTCATATATGTACAAGTACAACCTATTTcataatcatttgttttaaatgaagagCTCGTGGTCGTCTTTGGGCGTATCTGAAACtatcaaaatgtatacatgtatcgaaATCCAGCGTGCTTGTGTCAACCGTCTAAATAGCAATCTTttgtataatgaatatatttatacatatatattttcatctcAACATTTGcttcattcaattaaaaaacCTCGCGGACTTACtaatcaaaactatttttttaatttgtttcatatgcatttttttttcagcacAATTGAAAACAATCAAGCAGGAACTTAAACAACTTGAAATTGTTGACAATACTTTCACTTAGATATAAATTCCCTACCATACATAATAGAATAGACTAAGGTTATTTGTTATTCACTGGGTATGAATTGAATCAAACATCAAACGGTTTATTATGGCTTCAGTTCAGACATGGTACTTTAAGGATGCCACTAATATACTGAAAATCAATTTGTGACTAAATTACCATTTGTAAACTTCAcgtaaatgcatttatggattGCATAGGTACAATCGCAGTGATATTTACGTTGTTTGGTAAGTATATGGTCAGTTGTTTATGATTATGCTGGTTAACAATCTACGGAAGACCCATTTCACACGAAGTGATACTTAAATTGTTCATGTTATATACAATCAAATAGAATATGCATATGCAGATGTTTGCTCAAACATGTTAACACTGATTTATACGAGTATTATGGTTGTTTTCAGTCAACTTCGTGACGGCAAACGAAGAGAAAAACCGCTATGGAACAATATCAATCATACAGCCAGCTTTTGTAAACCGAAACCTTACAATAAAAATGACACCTTCTATTGTGAAAAAGACGACTGCTAAGTGGTAATACTTCAAGGACAAGAACATCGGATACATAAGTGAAGTGAGTGActcttttcaaacatttttgaatggatcatattatttaacaattctAAACGTCAGCAAGTCTTTTAATGAATCGTATTTTGTCGTTGAAGATTCTGTCACTGAAAACCTGATATCTCCCTTTATACAGGTTGAGCTCGAAGGTAAGCAATTGAAAGTATAGAAGAtattgttgatttcagtgtaagatatcAATTCTTTCacagtaaaacatatttccccaaaatagtttattttgaaGGAACTACCCCGTACGTTTTAAAATAGCCTAAAGTGTTTTTTCACTCCTTTTTGCACAGATAATATCAAATCGgtattttcatttaatcaatGGTTTACGACGATGTTACAGAATTGACAGGCCAATGCGGAAAAGTTGTTATCAAAAACCAAATTGCAAGACTTGGAACATATGTAGTCATTTCATATTATCCATCTGATGTTGCCATTCACACCGGAACTTCCCTGGGCCGTTCATGGctgtatttttttgaaaacataagcCTTCCGTCTGTATCATTCAGTGAGAGAAAAGTATCGGATTTCCTGTTTGAATTGACAATTTTTAACGTCAGTTTGAGCCAAGCAGGAAGTTACGGCCTGAAATGCAATTGCTGGGGAGATTCTTGTGTTACAAATTCAGAGTATTTAACAGTCGTCGGTAAGTACAAGTgcttaatattttttgcatatttatgatatgttaccAACGACAATATATATTACGAATTCTAATTCTAAATATTGCCCCAATCTTGTGCTTCCAAAAATTGTACTAGTTCAAGTGTTAGACAACTAAGCTTGTCCttgaagtttgcattgtattatttttaatttcatatctactgttgtttttttaccttgGACATTGTGTCTTCTTACAGGATGTTTGTTTCACTTTAGACTTTTAAGCTTATCCCTGGAGTTAATGTGCATGTTATAACACTGAATTTTACTATTGTATTTTACTAATTTTGGTAACCATTATATACAAGTATTGTAAAGTAAATGGATGAAATAATAGTCTCGAACAAGGGCGGGACCATCATCTGTGgtcataattttcaaaaaaacaatcttgaaaCGGATATGGCATTTACAAATGAAGACAACATATATACGCCCGTTTATCTAACGCTTGATTCTCTCGAGTAGGAAaagattgataaaaaatgacGGTCCGCAAATGCATCATGATTGCAACCATACAATTAAGTACTGTGCGTCCTTAATTTATGCTTGCATTCATAAACAAATGTAAGGTGCACCCATAGTCTATGAATTAAACCATAGAAATATCGTTGCATCTATACCCTTGTTTAGTATATATGAGTCCAGCCATAAATATATTCACATAGTAAGGATGCATTATcactgttttataaattattaaccTACCGCCAAATGTTTTATTCGACCAATAAAATTATAACATAGAGCCATTCTGGTACAATTTTAGAACATAGACGTTCTAATAACTATTCATTAAGTTGCGATCATCAGTCAATATCAGATATGTACTTTCTTGTAAATAAGTCATTTACACAAATCCATGCAAGCGCAAAACAACCTGGAAGTTACTgcttttgttattgaaatatttttaatgaaagtgtgttttttaagtttatacgaaaaaaatggtttatttacataaataatgtttttgaaacagaCAGAAAAGGTATGTTGCATTAAGTAAAATCACTAGTCCCGATCCCATGTGTATAAACTGGTTTACATTGACAGAATAAGTGACTTTTTTATGCACCCATATACtcctaatatatacatatatatgtatatatttgtacaatAAATGGTTACATCTATAAGCTTATGTACGATtcaaacatacatatgtatgggTCGCACCTTACAGAGATTTAGGGTTGTATCCGGTAATAGTGCATCATTCTTGTTCACTCTTTCGACACACTATGCAGTGCCACAAATGCGTTAAATTGCAggtgttaaatattttgttctatttttaaattattttttagtgAAAACATTATAGTAAAAGagtctttgaaataaaacaacggATAGACACGGAATAGGAAGTGAGATAAGCGTAAGGAACTTTTGTCACAAGTTAAACGTTTATACAAACCAAACACAATTTGTTTCATTGCAGAACCCCCGAGCAAGCCCAGACTTGGTCCTAAAACGGGCGACTTTTCCGCAACCAACTGTATCTATGTTGACGCGGATACACATCCCTACTGCAATGTTATCAGTGGAACACCGCCTCTTAACGTTACACTTACGATAGGAGCAGAAATCTACCCATTGGTTGAGAGTATTCGCGATAGTCAACGTTTTGAAATTAAGAATGGCACTTTCCGTTTTACGAAACACAACTACGTGCGGAATATAACATGCCACGTTTCGAATCTTCTAGAACAAGCCCCCGTGTGGAATACTGCGAAACTTTGTAACATAGGTATGTGTATACTGAATAAATCGCAAATTGCTTATTATATTTTCCTAAGTTACTAAATTTCATTTTGCTATGAAGTATGTTGCACTGTTTTGCGAAATAACTCTTGAATCCCTCTTTCCGctttaagtttaaaatggtTTTTGATTCGGACTgaagtttaatgtttattaacagttaTTCAATTAGTGTTAAGTTCTTATTTGATATTAATGAAACCTTCATcaagtttataaaaacaaaaaaagcgtACATAAAGTTTAGCTCCagaaaaagcaaacattttttaatagaaaagaaaaaataactgaCTTTTAACACGGAGAACAACAGAACGAGTGTTCTTGGTAAAAAGTGTCCCAATAGTTGTACACAGCCGGCTGTAAACATCAAATCGGAAGTAAAAGTACATTGAGTTGCTTTGTTATTGTTCATTAATCGCTACATTCACAATTTGTATACAGTACTccaatattttccaatttaatCTCCAATTGCTATAAAACATCTCTTCAGATGAACAGGCTTAAAcagttatatgttttaaatctttttatacctacttttatttcttaataagaTTGCGTCTTTAATTATCCAGAAAAGGGTTCTGGTCCACTTCTTATCGTACCGGAATATACACTTAATTACACGCCGCAAATACAATGTGAGGTGAAGTTTGCCTTACCTGCACCGGAAGTAGAAATACGCATTCATAACAGTACAGTTCCCGGTAAAGAAACCACCACTTTTGACAACACCACCCAGTCTTTTACTAGTAAAGTATCCCTTCAAAAAGCAGAGGCTGACTGGGAGGGAAGCAACATATGCTGTTATCAAAAGTCCAAGTTTTACAACAGTTTGGAGCCGGTTTGCAAGACACTTATATTGAAAAGTGAGATCACTGTTTAATGAATTCCTGTTCTGCGACATGAACGTGTTTTTAAATCTGCTGTCAAAGCAGGATTTGcaaatgcaattattttcttattaggtttttatgtaaatttaattCATTGTTTCATTCTACTATTTAATAATGTGAAATTGTGTAATGTatcatacttatatatatatataagaataaacaATCGCTTAttatagaattatttttttaaattgatgaaCGAAAATATTGTGGCTTTATACTCCACCATAGGGATTCTTTATAGCCTCTCAAAATAGACACAAGTActgacttttatttttgaaaaggactCGAGAATGATTCTCCAAGTTTCGTCACGAACGTgctaaaaatcaagaaaataaattgtaacgcttattattatgtatgtagGAAAACTTTCTTAAGTTTTGATAAATGATCGACATTAACGCAATATTGCAAACAACTTCGTAAACAACCTTGTTAAAAACATTATCTCGATCAATAAAAtcatcaagaaaaaaacatatagcaCCATTGCACATaattttgacctactttttcaCTATTGGTAGATAGTTTTAATTTgagttatatttgatttaaatttcattcaatatacCAACCACATAAAAGAACCGAAATAATGCTTTTTATTGAAACCCAGTCTTCTACTTTCAGTTAAACCCAAACCACCAATTCTTGGTCCTCAGTTAGAAGACTTTTCCACAACTAACTGCATTTACGGAAACAGCGGTCACGACATTTATTGCAAAACACAAGGAGGGACCAAACCAATTCAAGTTTTTCTTTCATTGGGAACCAGGCAATATCATCTCATTGAAAACAAGATTGAGCCTGGATTATATGAAATGAATCATAGTGTATCTGATCCGTTCACAGTATTTACAAAGATAGAAGTTATTTGCCAAGTTTCTAACGAAGTCACTCCAGAGCCCCTAAATGTATCGGCTTTTCTTTGTCGGAGTGgtacgtttttattttaaagtaaatgcaaTTATGAGAAATGAACCTTcgaaaaaacaaatattaatgtattgATTATGTTTTGGTTACAAAAAAGTTTATACCCGCAATTCGTAAAATAAGCCTATTACAAATAGGTTTATACAAAACATAAGAATAACAAATGACATGTTCacatttagttt
Proteins encoded in this window:
- the LOC128236046 gene encoding uncharacterized protein LOC128236046 isoform X2 encodes the protein MHLLMVFLCFVLNCNALGYSKNNQYGTITLIKPSYVNRPVTLKMEPRDEWMGGVVWKYLLPGSAEFRVANSQNDSIQFSEKGSYFFTLINAKDVYNNTDFYAECAYNPSMKSQIIELDLEVPQNSVVVGPQYGDFFKTKCVYADAGIDIFCKTDTEIDPVSVSFSVGGKVLPLLADGKEPELRKLDNTRLRLKKEMAGSNLTCKVVYSANKAPVEFTAHLCYLEFGTGPALIEPSCFYGDDSTATCEMHNIRPVQKIEIRVNDRILKVQQQDEYDRSKNTFSSKATLKTASKEWNGTEMCCTSRIGNSNIGRSICKPILMSCMPTNEQSSLFVSFWLPIIAGSLAFISMSTITLVCCLRKRRQHNEYHDL
- the LOC128235910 gene encoding uncharacterized protein LOC128235910 — protein: MTPSIVKKTTAKCERKVSDFLFELTIFNVSLSQAGSYGLKCNCWGDSCVTNSEYLTVVEPPSKPRLGPKTGDFSATNCIYVDADTHPYCNVISGTPPLNVTLTIGAEIYPLVESIRDSQRFEIKNGTFRFTKHNYVRNITCHVSNLLEQAPVWNTAKLCNIEKGSGPLLIVPEYTLNYTPQIQCEVKFALPAPEVEIRIHNSTVPGKETTTFDNTTQSFTSKVSLQKAEADWEGSNICCYQKSKFYNSLEPVCKTLILKIKPKPPILGPQLEDFSTTNCIYGNSGHDIYCKTQGGTKPIQVFLSLGTRQYHLIENKIEPGLYEMNHSVSDPFTVFTKIEVICQVSNEVTPEPLNVSAFLCRSEKGDKPSLTVPHSFVGENSSTLCKVKHARPAPKLSIYVANVMVNNVHQKNTFNDSSNTFTSKVEIQNPSRHWNANQMCCVRRSKVSNDSVQILRLN